In Paenibacillus guangzhouensis, a single window of DNA contains:
- the folE gene encoding GTP cyclohydrolase I FolE yields the protein MSGVKDYVNENVEQNREKIEYHVQQILKLIGEDAEREGLLETPARVARMYEEIFAGYAVDPREVLGVTFDEQHEELVIVKDIVYYSQCEHHMAPFFGKIHIGYIPSGKIAGLSKLARLVEAITRRLQVQERITSEIADIMEEVLKPHGVMVVVEGEHLCMCARGVKKPGSKTVTSGVRGSFRRSSTLRNEFLSLIKS from the coding sequence TTGTCAGGAGTTAAGGATTATGTGAATGAGAACGTGGAGCAGAACCGCGAGAAGATCGAATACCATGTGCAGCAGATCCTGAAATTGATCGGCGAGGACGCCGAACGGGAAGGGCTTCTGGAGACGCCGGCTCGAGTTGCTCGGATGTATGAGGAGATTTTTGCAGGGTATGCCGTCGATCCGCGTGAAGTGCTCGGCGTGACATTCGATGAGCAGCATGAAGAGCTTGTCATTGTCAAAGATATCGTCTACTACAGTCAGTGTGAACATCATATGGCGCCTTTCTTCGGGAAGATCCATATCGGTTATATCCCAAGCGGGAAAATTGCAGGACTCAGCAAGCTTGCACGTCTTGTCGAGGCGATCACGCGTCGATTGCAGGTGCAGGAGCGGATCACATCCGAGATCGCTGATATTATGGAAGAAGTGCTTAAGCCGCACGGCGTCATGGTTGTCGTGGAAGGCGAGCATTTGTGCATGTGCGCGAGAGGCGTGAAGAAGCCAGGCAGCAAGACGGTAACGTCCGGTGTCCGCGGGAGCTTCCGTCGCAGCTCAACACTGCGCAACGAATTTTTATCGTTAATCAAATCATAG
- a CDS encoding winged helix-turn-helix transcriptional regulator, with protein MDYSKMCPKYEHASELLGKRWTGLIIRVLLGGPRRFKEIKEQIPEMSDKMLTDRIKELENCGILVRNVYPETPVRIEYDLTDKGRDLEPVIEKIQSWGEKWM; from the coding sequence ATGGATTACTCTAAAATGTGTCCTAAATACGAGCACGCTTCTGAGCTGCTTGGCAAACGCTGGACAGGTCTAATCATTCGCGTACTGTTAGGCGGTCCACGCAGATTTAAAGAGATTAAAGAACAAATTCCGGAAATGAGCGATAAAATGCTGACGGATCGGATCAAGGAGCTGGAGAACTGCGGCATTCTCGTCCGAAATGTCTATCCGGAGACCCCGGTTCGCATCGAATATGACCTAACGGACAAAGGTAGAGATCTAGAACCCGTTATTGAGAAAATTCAATCCTGGGGCGAAAAATGGATGTGA
- a CDS encoding YqjF family protein codes for MQLSEMNPTRPWPLPAAPWIMSQQWRDLTFIHYAMEPGVLSPFIPRGLELDTYQEQAWLSVVVLRVHHLRMRFMPPIPSMLDFNQINLRTYVRSCEGKPGVYFLRIGATSRLAVFGASTVMHLPFVHVDLQIDPMHSEMHPSRHPSVQHVDCRFSDRTTLQFHTMLDSSSFPANANPLTKWLTERYCQYSDALRPDPLQAQDTASSKLLITDIQHPPWSVQTVKVTMEQNSLLQPDGILLPSSPHLATYTDKLQAYVWWQRPVRA; via the coding sequence ATGCAATTATCAGAGATGAATCCTACACGTCCTTGGCCATTGCCGGCAGCGCCGTGGATAATGTCGCAGCAATGGCGTGATCTAACCTTCATTCATTATGCGATGGAGCCGGGTGTATTGTCCCCGTTCATCCCGCGTGGGCTTGAATTAGATACTTATCAAGAGCAAGCATGGCTTAGCGTCGTCGTGCTTCGGGTGCATCATCTTCGAATGCGGTTCATGCCGCCGATCCCGAGTATGCTGGATTTCAATCAGATCAACCTTCGAACCTATGTCCGTTCCTGCGAAGGCAAACCCGGCGTCTATTTTTTGCGTATTGGCGCCACGAGCCGGCTTGCGGTGTTCGGCGCCTCGACCGTCATGCATTTACCGTTCGTGCACGTGGACCTTCAGATAGATCCCATGCATTCAGAGATGCACCCTTCAAGGCATCCATCGGTCCAACATGTCGATTGTCGATTTTCGGACCGCACGACGCTGCAATTCCATACGATGCTGGACTCGAGTTCGTTTCCTGCGAACGCCAATCCATTAACGAAGTGGCTTACCGAGCGATACTGTCAATATAGTGATGCCTTACGTCCCGATCCGCTTCAAGCACAGGACACAGCGAGCAGCAAGCTGCTCATTACAGACATTCAGCACCCGCCATGGTCCGTTCAGACCGTAAAGGTAACCATGGAACAGAACTCGCTGCTTCAACCCGATGGAATTCTACTGCCATCTTCACCGCATCTCGCGACGTATACGGACAAGCTGCAAGCGTATGTTTGGTGGCAGCGGCCTGTGAGAGCTTAA
- a CDS encoding IclR family transcriptional regulator: MEERKLTVRAVERALDILICFTSDTDLGLTEISSKIGLHKSTVHRLLTTLEEKGFVIRNQATEKYRLGMRVWELTANLSQEDDPASILLPEMERLRDLIGETISLYLRDGKERIRIQAVQSNHAIRRVAPVGMRAPLSVGASSKVLIAYANEDIQAELIQSLDWASESEKEHYIRQLSEIREQGYATSFEERESGAAALSAPIFDRSHHLAAALSVSGPVNRFSLQAMQDQAPLVIEAAKRMGKMLR, from the coding sequence TTGGAAGAACGTAAATTAACGGTTCGAGCCGTCGAGCGGGCTTTAGATATACTGATTTGCTTTACATCGGACACGGATTTGGGCCTGACGGAAATCTCCAGCAAGATCGGGTTACATAAGAGTACCGTGCATCGGTTGCTGACCACACTGGAGGAGAAGGGGTTTGTTATCCGCAATCAAGCGACAGAGAAATACCGATTGGGTATGCGCGTCTGGGAGCTGACAGCGAACCTGTCGCAAGAGGATGACCCTGCGAGTATCCTCCTGCCGGAAATGGAGCGGCTGCGTGATCTCATCGGTGAGACGATCAGCCTGTACCTGCGTGATGGCAAGGAGCGAATTCGGATTCAAGCCGTACAGAGTAATCATGCGATTCGCCGGGTAGCTCCGGTGGGCATGCGTGCGCCGCTATCGGTAGGGGCATCGAGTAAAGTATTGATCGCATATGCGAATGAGGACATTCAAGCTGAATTGATCCAGTCGTTAGACTGGGCGTCAGAGTCCGAGAAGGAGCATTATATTCGCCAATTATCGGAGATCAGGGAGCAGGGCTATGCGACAAGCTTTGAAGAGCGTGAATCTGGTGCTGCAGCCCTATCTGCGCCAATATTCGACAGATCCCACCACTTGGCGGCGGCTTTGTCCGTCTCCGGACCTGTGAACCGTTTCTCGCTTCAGGCGATGCAGGATCAAGCACCGCTTGTGATTGAAGCAGCGAAGCGGATGGGGAAGATGTTACGATAA
- a CDS encoding pirin family protein, producing the protein MINIYPAESRYTADHGWLKSNFSFSFADHYDPSNLNFGAMRVLNDDFVAPQEGFGMHPHREMEIVSIVLSGKLEHRDNLGNHAITSFGEIQRMSAGTGIFHSEFNASSDETLNFLQMWFIPGESNLQPSYETSAFDVNRMRNQLLPVVSSSGGENVAKIHQDMTIYLSDLDAGQSLSHATTADRKTFVFVLEGDVTLNGEAKLGKRDSARIADITTLQIEASHDARFMLIDLCDL; encoded by the coding sequence ATGATTAACATTTATCCAGCAGAATCTCGTTACACGGCAGACCATGGATGGCTGAAGAGCAATTTCAGCTTCTCCTTTGCGGATCATTACGATCCGAGCAATCTGAACTTTGGCGCCATGCGCGTGCTGAATGACGATTTCGTCGCGCCGCAAGAAGGGTTCGGCATGCATCCGCACCGTGAGATGGAGATTGTATCCATCGTGCTGTCCGGCAAACTTGAGCATCGGGACAATTTAGGTAATCATGCGATCACTTCATTCGGTGAAATTCAGCGGATGTCGGCAGGAACAGGTATTTTTCACTCGGAATTCAATGCATCGAGCGATGAAACGTTGAATTTCTTGCAAATGTGGTTCATCCCTGGGGAGTCGAATCTGCAGCCGTCCTACGAGACGTCGGCATTCGATGTGAATCGCATGCGCAATCAATTATTGCCTGTCGTCTCTAGCAGCGGCGGAGAGAATGTGGCGAAGATTCATCAAGATATGACGATCTACTTGTCCGATCTGGATGCAGGACAGTCACTATCTCATGCGACGACGGCTGATCGCAAAACATTCGTCTTTGTCCTCGAAGGGGACGTCACCTTGAATGGTGAAGCGAAGCTGGGTAAGCGAGATTCAGCACGAATTGCCGACATCACAACGCTGCAGATTGAAGCAAGTCATGATGCGCGGTTCATGCTCATTGACTTGTGTGATCTGTAA
- a CDS encoding ferredoxin family protein, which produces MSNGTKGQSIEEKQYLIRFKADTNSHLHVLDYDTCATKCPDKICTIFCPAEVYKWEEIRMHVGYEGCHECGSCRIGCPHENIKWEYPKGGHGIIFRLG; this is translated from the coding sequence ATGAGTAATGGAACGAAAGGGCAATCGATTGAAGAGAAGCAATATTTGATCCGATTCAAGGCCGACACCAATTCACACCTGCATGTGCTGGATTACGATACGTGCGCAACGAAATGTCCGGATAAAATTTGTACGATCTTCTGCCCTGCGGAAGTGTATAAGTGGGAAGAGATTCGGATGCACGTTGGCTATGAAGGTTGTCATGAATGCGGCAGCTGCCGGATCGGATGCCCACATGAGAATATCAAATGGGAGTACCCTAAAGGTGGTCACGGGATCATCTTCCGGTTAGGGTGA
- a CDS encoding electron transfer flavoprotein subunit alpha/FixB family protein, translating into MNIEDYRGIWVFLEHKEGAIVPVSLELLGAGRRLADKRGVPLSGILIGDGVKALASEAVAYGAETVYVYDAPIFHYYRTESYMRAVIACVEKYKPEIFLYGATSTGKDLASAVATDLATGLTADTTMLDVDAETGLLEASRPAFGGNIMATILCKKDRPQMATVRPKVVRALDRDPGRTGEIIEEPVDLREEDIRTKVLDIVRHAVKKVRLDEADIIVAGGKGLGGRAGFEMIDAFARRIGASVGGSRDAVEAGWIEHARQVGQTGVTVTPKIYFAIGISGAIQHLVGMQNSGLIIAINKDPNAAIFGACHYGIVGDAFEIVPMLTEAFDQALREEVEHG; encoded by the coding sequence ATGAATATTGAAGATTATCGTGGCATATGGGTGTTTCTTGAACATAAAGAAGGAGCGATTGTCCCGGTCTCCCTTGAATTGCTCGGCGCGGGAAGGCGACTTGCGGACAAACGCGGTGTTCCTTTATCCGGGATTTTGATTGGCGATGGGGTGAAGGCGCTGGCGTCCGAGGCGGTTGCTTATGGAGCGGAGACGGTCTATGTGTATGATGCGCCGATCTTCCATTACTACCGAACCGAATCGTATATGAGGGCGGTTATTGCTTGCGTGGAGAAGTATAAGCCGGAAATTTTCCTCTATGGCGCAACGTCGACAGGCAAGGACTTGGCAAGCGCGGTAGCGACAGACCTCGCAACGGGCCTCACGGCCGATACGACGATGCTCGATGTCGATGCCGAGACGGGACTGCTGGAGGCGAGCCGACCAGCATTCGGCGGCAATATTATGGCGACGATTCTGTGTAAGAAAGACCGCCCGCAGATGGCGACCGTACGTCCGAAGGTGGTGAGGGCGCTGGATCGGGATCCCGGACGGACGGGAGAGATCATCGAGGAGCCTGTAGATTTGCGGGAGGAGGATATTCGAACGAAGGTGCTAGATATCGTCCGGCATGCGGTGAAGAAGGTTCGGCTTGATGAAGCGGATATTATCGTCGCGGGCGGCAAAGGGCTAGGCGGTCGGGCCGGCTTCGAGATGATCGACGCGTTCGCGAGGCGGATCGGCGCTTCGGTGGGCGGCAGCCGGGATGCGGTCGAGGCAGGGTGGATTGAGCATGCACGGCAAGTGGGACAGACGGGGGTCACGGTGACGCCGAAAATTTATTTTGCGATCGGCATATCAGGAGCGATTCAACATTTGGTCGGGATGCAGAATTCCGGGTTAATTATCGCGATAAACAAGGATCCGAACGCTGCTATTTTCGGAGCTTGCCATTATGGCATCGTAGGGGATGCTTTCGAGATTGTGCCGATGCTAACGGAAGCTTTCGATCAAGCGCTGCGAGAAGAGGTGGAACATGGCTGA
- a CDS encoding Fe-Mn family superoxide dismutase, whose protein sequence is MLFVYGTLMPARVLEEILQWKRQEKENMAFIPSVLPALEPQYIAWLNEWERLVHRTIHYTQFYIHPFRHTDRPFAPELQEQVDHLLNASLAHSLAWVTQLREVMAASPAIQRNIPAQQTLRRIIEQSESFIQTAQPMVHPGIAAPSYLEQSSFDPEDYRIKTWSDMLSPKQHEPVPIGGHQLPPLSYPYDALEPYIDETTMRIHHDKHHQAYVTGLNAAELALANAREDGNYDLIKYWAGELAFNGAGHDLHTLFWDIMNPEGGGKPEGDLAEQIIQDYGSFDQFKAQFSAAAEKVEGGGWAILVWSPRSGRTQILQAEKHQNLSQWDNIPLLPLDVWEHAYYLTYQNNRRKYIDNWWNVVYWPAVAARYKQARQLRWQPW, encoded by the coding sequence ATGCTGTTTGTATATGGTACGCTTATGCCCGCACGCGTACTCGAAGAAATCCTGCAATGGAAACGACAAGAAAAAGAGAACATGGCCTTCATTCCTTCCGTGCTTCCAGCACTTGAGCCGCAATATATTGCTTGGCTGAACGAATGGGAACGGCTCGTTCATCGAACCATTCACTACACACAATTCTATATCCATCCCTTCCGCCATACCGATCGGCCTTTCGCCCCTGAACTGCAAGAGCAAGTCGATCATCTATTGAACGCGTCCCTTGCCCACTCGCTGGCGTGGGTCACCCAGCTCCGAGAAGTGATGGCCGCAAGTCCTGCGATTCAGCGCAATATTCCAGCTCAGCAGACCCTGCGCCGGATCATTGAGCAATCCGAGTCTTTCATCCAAACGGCGCAACCGATGGTTCATCCAGGAATCGCTGCCCCCTCATACCTAGAGCAATCTTCCTTCGATCCCGAGGACTATCGGATCAAGACATGGTCTGACATGCTCTCCCCAAAGCAGCATGAACCCGTTCCTATCGGTGGTCATCAACTGCCTCCTCTCTCCTACCCTTATGACGCACTGGAGCCTTATATCGATGAGACAACCATGCGAATCCATCATGATAAGCATCATCAGGCGTATGTCACAGGTCTGAATGCCGCGGAACTCGCTCTCGCCAATGCAAGAGAAGACGGGAACTACGACCTCATTAAATATTGGGCAGGCGAATTAGCCTTTAATGGGGCTGGACATGATCTACATACCCTTTTCTGGGACATCATGAATCCGGAAGGCGGCGGGAAGCCTGAAGGCGACTTAGCGGAGCAGATTATACAGGATTATGGCAGTTTTGATCAATTCAAGGCCCAATTCAGTGCTGCAGCCGAGAAGGTTGAAGGCGGCGGCTGGGCGATTCTCGTCTGGAGCCCTCGCAGCGGCCGTACACAGATTCTGCAAGCGGAGAAGCACCAGAACTTGTCACAGTGGGATAACATCCCCCTCCTCCCGCTTGATGTCTGGGAGCATGCGTATTATTTGACGTACCAGAACAACCGTCGCAAGTACATCGATAACTGGTGGAACGTCGTCTATTGGCCTGCCGTAGCAGCTCGCTACAAGCAAGCTAGACAATTAAGATGGCAGCCGTGGTGA
- a CDS encoding DoxX family protein: MLDAGILIIRLVIGLLFIGHGAQKLFGMFGGHGLRGTAGWLESIGMKPGMLMAFMAGAGELVGGLLFASGIWLTIGAALIVITMLVSIVTVHGKNGLWITAGGYEYNLVLIAVAVGIAFIGGGQYTLMN; the protein is encoded by the coding sequence ATGTTAGACGCAGGTATTCTTATTATTCGCTTGGTGATCGGACTTTTATTTATCGGTCATGGCGCTCAGAAATTATTCGGGATGTTCGGGGGACACGGACTACGCGGTACAGCAGGATGGCTAGAATCCATCGGGATGAAGCCGGGCATGCTCATGGCCTTCATGGCAGGTGCTGGTGAGTTGGTAGGCGGATTATTATTCGCATCAGGTATCTGGTTAACGATCGGTGCTGCACTCATCGTCATCACGATGCTGGTATCCATCGTTACCGTACACGGCAAGAATGGTCTATGGATTACTGCAGGCGGTTATGAATATAATCTGGTTCTTATCGCCGTAGCTGTAGGTATCGCCTTCATCGGCGGCGGGCAATATACATTGATGAACTAA
- a CDS encoding FAD-dependent oxidoreductase — protein MAEKFDVIVVGAGPAGTACAYTLAKQGVSVLLLERGEYPGSKNVMGGVLYRKMMEDIIPGFYKEAPVERPIVEQRFMMLDKESAATFSYKGMEWGKEPYNNFTVLRAKFDQWFADQAVAQGALLINETVALECIVKEGKVVGVRTDRPEGDIYADVVVLADGVNSLLAKSLGFHKEFKPDEVALAVMEVLKLDKKIIEDRFNLEGDQGCTIEIFGDSTKGILGTAWLYTNKDSLNIGVGTMLSGLIKHKLKPYELLEYVKTHPMIRPYIQGTEQQEYLAHLIPEGGYRSMPKIVGDGVVVVGDAAQMVNAIHREGSNMAMTSGVIAAETIIEARSTGDFSEKSLDIYRQRLMESFVGEDLKKYKDATHHFEKYPHYFEQYIPMINRAASQMFTVDGTSKREKQRKIWQGIGTASDKFKIARDLFQAWRVMK, from the coding sequence ATGGCTGAGAAATTTGATGTAATCGTCGTCGGCGCCGGTCCAGCGGGGACCGCATGTGCATATACTTTAGCGAAGCAAGGTGTAAGCGTTTTACTCTTGGAGAGGGGGGAATATCCCGGATCGAAGAATGTCATGGGCGGTGTGCTCTATCGGAAAATGATGGAGGATATCATCCCAGGTTTCTATAAGGAAGCCCCTGTCGAACGGCCGATTGTTGAGCAGCGGTTTATGATGCTGGATAAGGAATCCGCCGCAACGTTCAGCTACAAAGGAATGGAGTGGGGCAAGGAGCCTTACAACAACTTCACGGTGCTCCGTGCCAAGTTCGATCAATGGTTCGCAGATCAAGCCGTAGCGCAGGGTGCGCTGCTCATTAATGAGACGGTAGCGCTTGAATGCATCGTGAAGGAGGGTAAAGTTGTCGGCGTCCGGACGGATCGGCCGGAGGGAGATATCTATGCGGATGTTGTCGTCCTCGCAGATGGGGTCAATTCGCTCCTCGCAAAGTCCCTCGGGTTCCATAAGGAATTCAAGCCCGATGAAGTAGCGCTGGCCGTGATGGAAGTGCTGAAGCTCGATAAGAAGATTATCGAAGACCGCTTCAATCTGGAAGGTGATCAGGGCTGTACGATTGAGATTTTTGGCGACTCGACCAAGGGGATCCTCGGTACAGCATGGCTCTACACGAACAAGGATAGTCTCAATATCGGTGTCGGCACGATGCTCTCCGGACTTATCAAGCATAAGCTAAAGCCTTACGAACTGCTGGAATACGTGAAAACGCACCCGATGATACGTCCTTACATTCAAGGTACGGAGCAGCAGGAGTACTTGGCACATCTCATTCCAGAGGGCGGATACCGATCCATGCCGAAAATCGTCGGGGATGGCGTCGTTGTCGTGGGTGATGCGGCGCAGATGGTCAATGCGATCCATCGGGAAGGGTCTAACATGGCCATGACCTCGGGGGTGATTGCAGCTGAGACGATTATCGAAGCGCGGTCGACAGGCGATTTCTCCGAGAAATCGCTGGATATTTATCGTCAGCGACTAATGGAGTCCTTTGTTGGCGAGGATCTGAAGAAATACAAGGATGCGACGCATCATTTCGAGAAATACCCGCATTATTTTGAACAATATATCCCGATGATCAATCGTGCGGCGAGCCAGATGTTTACCGTCGATGGAACCTCGAAGCGGGAGAAGCAGCGGAAGATCTGGCAAGGCATCGGTACTGCATCGGATAAATTCAAAATTGCTCGTGACTTGTTTCAAGCTTGGAGGGTGATGAAATGA
- a CDS encoding alpha/beta hydrolase — protein MTTSTWTEPVLQGDILQPVSPAIPYRRLRLRHVMIALTLSLVTLLVFAFLALHGYIAWVLSNPTVADITSNPYQAKRLHYENITFPALDNSTNLEGWYIPAANSQKTIVFSHGYGANREELWVPMYDLAQFAHRLNYNVVMFDYGFASKTHKLAATGGAIESEQLLGAIQYAKERGSKEIVVWGFSMGAGTALQAALKTDDIDAMILDSTFLLEPDTLYHNISQHMKLPRDVSLPILRSLFPIINGTSLQQIPYEAVKSHNYEMPIFFIHGTNDEKAPYPIAEELAAKQSNLNSEVWISNGALHEMIYRQHPKEYLKRTASFLNAVS, from the coding sequence ATGACGACATCCACATGGACTGAACCTGTACTACAAGGCGATATTTTACAGCCCGTTTCACCTGCGATACCTTATCGTCGTCTGCGTCTAAGACATGTCATGATCGCACTTACTCTATCACTTGTCACGCTCCTCGTCTTTGCTTTTCTAGCATTGCATGGCTATATTGCATGGGTGCTGTCCAATCCTACCGTTGCAGACATCACGTCGAATCCCTATCAAGCCAAACGTCTGCATTACGAGAATATTACATTCCCTGCATTAGATAACAGCACGAACTTAGAGGGCTGGTATATCCCCGCTGCGAACTCGCAGAAGACCATCGTATTCAGCCATGGCTATGGCGCGAACCGCGAAGAGCTGTGGGTACCAATGTACGATCTCGCACAATTCGCGCACCGTTTGAATTACAACGTCGTCATGTTCGATTACGGTTTCGCTTCGAAGACGCATAAACTCGCCGCAACAGGCGGCGCCATCGAGAGTGAGCAACTACTCGGCGCCATTCAATACGCCAAAGAGCGCGGGTCGAAGGAAATTGTCGTATGGGGCTTCTCCATGGGCGCCGGCACAGCTTTGCAAGCGGCGCTGAAGACGGACGACATCGATGCCATGATCTTGGACAGCACGTTTCTGCTCGAGCCGGATACGCTGTATCATAATATCAGCCAACATATGAAGCTGCCTCGTGATGTCTCACTGCCGATCCTGCGTTCCTTATTCCCGATCATCAACGGCACGAGCTTACAGCAAATCCCATACGAAGCTGTGAAGAGCCATAACTATGAGATGCCTATTTTCTTCATTCATGGAACCAATGATGAGAAGGCTCCTTATCCGATTGCAGAAGAACTCGCAGCGAAGCAGAGCAATCTGAATTCCGAGGTATGGATCTCGAATGGCGCCTTGCATGAAATGATCTACCGGCAGCATCCCAAAGAATATTTGAAGCGAACCGCTTCCTTCCTAAACGCCGTATCTTAA
- a CDS encoding electron transfer flavoprotein subunit beta/FixA family protein has protein sequence MLHIVACVKQVPDTKIIKMNPKTNTMDRASAPAILNPYDAHAVEEAVRLKARYGGKVSVVTMGPPPAVKAIRKCIEIGADEGYLITDRAFAGADTLATSYSLTKAIEKIGTLQPIDLIICGKMTIDGDTGQVGPGIARRLDIPPLTSVNKVVEIDRVAGQAIVHRKLEDGYEVIQTTLPCLLSVEKEINDIPYSTLPNMMRAARYQPVIWSVEDLGIVDRTKLGLKGSPTIVAKVWPPEKPKGGEMLQGSSEEQVNGLIGILMQKKELFHKSSATAEGGVQ, from the coding sequence ATGCTGCACATTGTTGCTTGTGTCAAACAAGTACCTGACACGAAAATTATCAAAATGAACCCGAAGACCAACACCATGGATCGGGCAAGTGCGCCTGCGATTCTCAATCCCTATGATGCGCACGCGGTGGAGGAAGCCGTCCGCCTAAAGGCGAGGTATGGCGGGAAAGTATCTGTCGTGACGATGGGGCCGCCGCCGGCGGTCAAAGCGATTCGCAAATGCATTGAGATTGGGGCAGACGAGGGGTATCTCATTACAGATCGTGCCTTCGCCGGGGCAGATACCTTGGCAACCAGCTACTCGCTGACCAAGGCGATCGAGAAGATCGGTACCCTGCAGCCGATTGACCTGATTATTTGCGGTAAAATGACAATTGATGGGGATACCGGACAGGTTGGCCCCGGGATTGCGCGACGCTTGGATATCCCGCCGTTAACGAGCGTGAATAAGGTCGTGGAAATCGATCGTGTTGCAGGTCAAGCGATCGTCCATCGGAAGCTGGAGGACGGGTATGAGGTCATTCAGACGACATTGCCTTGTCTGTTATCGGTGGAGAAGGAAATCAACGACATTCCGTATTCGACTTTACCGAATATGATGCGTGCCGCACGGTATCAACCCGTGATCTGGTCCGTTGAAGATTTGGGGATCGTGGATCGGACCAAGCTCGGGCTGAAAGGCTCGCCGACGATCGTCGCCAAGGTATGGCCGCCAGAGAAACCGAAGGGCGGCGAGATGCTGCAAGGAAGCAGTGAGGAACAGGTGAATGGACTTATCGGCATCCTGATGCAAAAGAAGGAATTGTTCCATAAATCGAGCGCCACAGCGGAAGGAGGCGTGCAATGA